Proteins encoded in a region of the Caballeronia sp. M1242 genome:
- a CDS encoding MarR family winged helix-turn-helix transcriptional regulator: MPESDLSSYLAWLIASAHRQMKSGLAQLTAEEGVNEEHWRILHAVSDEAGRSMSELAGDVLMNLPALTKNVDKLVSRGLVLRAADEADSRRVLVYITERGVELLARLRPSVDAHHAAIEDALGSRNAKQLKRLLERFIEETRPR; the protein is encoded by the coding sequence ATGCCGGAATCCGATCTCTCTTCATATCTTGCCTGGCTCATTGCCTCCGCGCATCGGCAGATGAAGTCCGGACTTGCACAGCTCACCGCCGAAGAAGGCGTCAACGAGGAACACTGGCGCATCCTGCACGCGGTGTCGGATGAGGCCGGTCGCTCGATGAGCGAGCTTGCAGGAGACGTTCTGATGAACCTGCCCGCGCTCACCAAGAACGTCGACAAGCTAGTGAGTCGCGGGCTCGTGCTGCGCGCCGCTGACGAGGCGGACAGCCGGAGGGTGCTGGTCTACATCACGGAACGAGGCGTGGAGTTGTTGGCCCGGCTGCGACCCTCCGTAGACGCGCACCATGCGGCCATCGAAGATGCGCTCGGCTCTCGCAACGCGAAGCAGCTGAAGCGATTGCTCGAGCGATTCATCGAAGAGACGCGGCCGCGCTGA
- a CDS encoding aspartate/glutamate racemase family protein, giving the protein MNAPDALSQYQRLAFSLDEGIARRAAIGLVVLATDHTIEYEWRKLLAADGVAFYESRIANSADITPETLAQMDGLIAPGVALIRPGQRLDVVAFGCTSASMVLGEERVFERIREARPGVACTTPITAARVGIHALGAQRVALLTPYVRRINESMRAYLGARGVDVVRMGSFEHADDNEVARIDAASVRNAVLELGRHDDVDAVFVSCTSLRLVDDVVAIEAELGKPVLSSNHAMAWHALRLAGVVDAMPQFGRLYTVQPTRSH; this is encoded by the coding sequence ATGAACGCTCCAGACGCGCTGTCCCAGTACCAGCGGCTCGCCTTCTCGCTCGATGAAGGCATCGCGCGCCGCGCCGCGATCGGCCTTGTCGTGCTCGCCACCGACCACACGATCGAATACGAATGGCGCAAGCTGCTTGCAGCCGATGGCGTCGCCTTCTACGAAAGCCGCATCGCCAATTCCGCCGACATCACGCCGGAAACGCTCGCACAGATGGACGGTCTCATTGCGCCGGGCGTCGCGCTGATTCGGCCTGGCCAGCGCCTCGACGTGGTCGCGTTCGGCTGCACGTCGGCCTCGATGGTGCTCGGCGAGGAACGCGTGTTCGAACGCATCCGCGAAGCCCGGCCGGGCGTTGCCTGCACAACGCCGATCACCGCTGCGCGCGTCGGCATACATGCGCTCGGCGCTCAGCGTGTCGCGCTGCTCACGCCCTATGTGCGCCGCATCAACGAGTCGATGCGTGCGTATCTGGGTGCGCGCGGCGTCGATGTCGTGAGAATGGGCTCCTTCGAGCATGCCGACGACAACGAGGTCGCGCGCATCGATGCCGCTTCCGTGCGCAACGCGGTGCTCGAACTCGGCCGCCACGACGACGTGGACGCGGTGTTCGTGTCCTGCACGTCGTTGCGTCTCGTCGACGACGTCGTCGCCATCGAAGCGGAACTCGGCAAGCCCGTGCTGTCGAGTAATCACGCGATGGCGTGGCACGCGTTGCGTCTCGCGGGCGTCGTGGACGCGATGCCGCAATTCGGTCGCCTCTACACAGTTCAGCCTACCCGCTCGCATTGA
- a CDS encoding substrate-binding domain-containing protein, whose translation MTIALCVPLGGSAGLWGPCALASAKLAVEELNDASGMAGRPCRLLTINAGDDARELESALEALIEDDAIDALVGMHTSAVRLDLVKAVAGQLPFIYTPLYEGGERTPGVFAIGETTARQLQPAIHWLHNKHRPKRWFFVGNDYVWPHATHRLAHRLVNEAGGQVVGECVVPFGTGDYSEVLDAIRKQCADALLLSLIGQDTIDFNRAFGEAGLAGRILRLSCALGENELLGIGARNTASLYVASGYFASLQTDANLAFKERYRGRYGARAPTLDTFGQSTYEGVHFLAALADDAQRRHLSRDAGLAQLGLTPLNYRSARGAAYAGGRVNHVPIYLARAEGHHFEVISRI comes from the coding sequence ATGACGATCGCATTGTGCGTGCCCTTGGGCGGTTCGGCCGGCTTGTGGGGACCGTGCGCGCTCGCATCGGCGAAGCTTGCGGTGGAAGAACTCAACGACGCATCGGGCATGGCGGGACGCCCTTGCAGGCTGCTCACGATCAACGCAGGCGATGACGCGCGCGAACTCGAATCCGCGCTGGAAGCGCTGATCGAAGATGACGCCATAGACGCGTTGGTCGGCATGCATACGAGCGCGGTGCGGCTGGATCTCGTCAAGGCGGTCGCCGGGCAGCTTCCCTTCATCTATACGCCACTTTACGAAGGCGGAGAGCGCACGCCGGGCGTGTTCGCCATTGGCGAAACCACAGCCCGGCAGCTTCAACCTGCAATCCACTGGCTTCATAACAAACATCGGCCGAAGCGCTGGTTCTTCGTTGGCAACGACTATGTGTGGCCGCATGCGACGCATCGGCTCGCGCACCGCTTGGTCAACGAGGCGGGTGGACAAGTCGTCGGCGAATGTGTCGTACCGTTCGGCACAGGTGACTACAGCGAAGTCCTTGACGCCATCCGCAAGCAATGCGCGGATGCGCTGCTGCTTTCGCTAATCGGTCAGGACACGATCGACTTCAATCGTGCGTTCGGAGAAGCCGGTCTCGCGGGCCGCATCCTGCGTCTCTCGTGCGCGCTCGGCGAGAACGAATTGCTCGGTATCGGGGCGCGCAATACGGCGTCGTTGTATGTCGCCTCGGGCTATTTCGCGTCGCTGCAAACCGATGCGAATCTTGCCTTCAAAGAACGCTATCGCGGACGCTATGGCGCGCGTGCGCCAACGCTCGACACCTTCGGCCAGTCGACATACGAAGGCGTTCATTTCCTCGCCGCACTCGCCGACGATGCACAGCGCCGCCATTTATCCCGCGACGCGGGTCTCGCGCAACTCGGCCTTACGCCGCTGAACTATCGCAGCGCACGCGGTGCAGCCTATGCGGGCGGCCGTGTAAATCATGTGCCGATCTATCTCGCGCGTGCGGAAGGCCATCATTTCGAAGTGATCTCGCGAATCTAA
- a CDS encoding D-amino acid dehydrogenase produces MKVIVLGAGVVGVTTAYQLQKDGHDVVVIERQPVAAAETSWGNAGMVAPGHSFVWSSPKAPMTLLKSIVMKDQALRFKFSSDPRLYAWSWRFLLECTVEKARRNTLLKHRLAAYSQSVLHQMLGEESIDYDRNDRGILYFHRSQESLDRGIAQMKLLESDGQTIRVLNRDEVVAVDPSLASVKEKIAGAIHCPTDETGDPAKFTRSLAEKVAARGGTFMTDTLVDGFQTAGSDITGVATSRGMISGDAYVLALGTWSPMVAGQIGIHLPIYPIKGYSLTIPIGDHKAPPEVAAVDEHNLVAISRFGDRIRVTATAEFAGYDTSHKPSDFAFMKRVTEELYPDGGNYEHAQMWAGLRPMTPTNLPFFGRKKYRNLYLNTGHGHIGWTMSHGSARITADLVAGKSPAIPMEGLLA; encoded by the coding sequence GTGAAAGTAATCGTTCTCGGGGCGGGCGTGGTCGGCGTCACTACCGCGTACCAGTTGCAGAAGGACGGGCATGATGTCGTCGTGATCGAGCGGCAGCCGGTGGCGGCCGCGGAGACGAGCTGGGGCAACGCGGGCATGGTCGCGCCCGGTCATTCATTCGTGTGGTCGTCCCCCAAGGCGCCGATGACGCTCCTCAAGTCGATCGTCATGAAGGATCAGGCACTGCGTTTCAAATTCTCGTCCGACCCACGGCTTTATGCATGGTCGTGGCGCTTTTTGCTCGAGTGCACCGTGGAGAAAGCGCGTCGCAACACCTTGCTCAAGCATCGGCTCGCCGCTTATTCGCAAAGCGTGCTGCATCAGATGCTGGGAGAGGAAAGCATCGATTACGACCGCAACGATCGCGGCATTCTCTACTTTCATCGCAGTCAAGAATCGCTCGATCGCGGCATTGCACAAATGAAGCTGCTGGAATCGGACGGCCAGACCATACGCGTGCTGAACCGCGACGAAGTAGTGGCCGTCGATCCCTCGCTTGCCAGTGTGAAGGAGAAAATCGCAGGCGCGATTCACTGCCCGACGGATGAGACGGGCGATCCGGCGAAGTTCACGCGCTCGCTCGCCGAGAAAGTCGCGGCGCGCGGCGGCACCTTTATGACGGACACGCTGGTGGACGGCTTCCAGACCGCGGGCAGCGACATTACTGGTGTCGCGACGAGCCGCGGAATGATCAGCGGCGACGCTTATGTGCTCGCGCTCGGCACATGGAGCCCGATGGTGGCGGGACAGATCGGCATCCACTTGCCCATCTATCCGATCAAAGGCTATTCGTTGACGATACCCATCGGCGATCACAAGGCGCCGCCGGAAGTCGCGGCGGTGGACGAGCACAACCTCGTCGCGATCTCACGCTTCGGAGATCGCATTCGCGTGACGGCGACCGCAGAATTCGCAGGATATGACACGTCGCACAAACCGTCCGACTTCGCCTTCATGAAGCGCGTCACAGAGGAGCTGTATCCGGATGGCGGGAACTACGAGCACGCGCAGATGTGGGCCGGCTTGCGTCCGATGACGCCGACCAACCTTCCCTTCTTCGGACGCAAGAAGTACCGCAATCTCTACCTGAATACGGGGCATGGTCATATCGGCTGGACCATGTCTCATGGATCGGCCCGCATCACAGCCGATCTCGTCGCCGGGAAATCGCCGGCGATTCCGATGGAGGGCCTGCTGGCCTAG
- a CDS encoding RidA family protein codes for MQMQRFESGKRMSQAVVHNGFGFLAGQVADDTSADVKGQTTQILAKIDRLLAQIGSDKTRILSANIWLADYNTFAQMNEIWDAWVPEGNAPARACVESKLAFPQYTVEIAVIVAV; via the coding sequence ATGCAGATGCAGCGTTTCGAAAGCGGCAAGCGGATGAGCCAGGCGGTCGTGCATAACGGTTTCGGCTTTCTCGCCGGACAGGTGGCCGACGATACGAGCGCCGACGTCAAAGGTCAGACCACACAGATTCTCGCGAAGATCGACCGGTTGCTCGCACAGATCGGCTCCGACAAGACGCGCATCCTGTCCGCGAACATTTGGCTCGCCGACTACAACACGTTCGCGCAGATGAACGAAATCTGGGACGCGTGGGTGCCCGAAGGCAATGCGCCGGCGCGCGCGTGCGTCGAGTCGAAGCTCGCGTTTCCGCAGTACACGGTGGAAATCGCGGTTATCGTCGCGGTCTAG